CATTAATTCCCAAAACCGTACTTTCAGTACTATCTTTAAAAGAATAAACTAAACCTCTAGCAATTTCTTTTGCTAATTCATTTCTTCCTAACTTATCTTTTTGAGGGTCAACTAATGGTAAATCTGTATTCATTTTTTTTAATTTAACTCCTTATATAATAAGGATAATGGTTTGTTCAATCCCAACAAAACCCCGTTGAGAAACGAGGTTTTGAATTTTTGAGAATATATATAATCTCGGGAGGAAAAAAAGAAAGGCTATAATACTAGTGCTAATACCCCAGCTACAATTGGTATGACTACCAAAAATACCACCAGGTAATATGTATTAGCTCTAACTCGCTCTGTTTTTTCTAATAATAATTTCTGAGTATATAGAGCTTCCTTTTGTAAATCTTCTAAGGAATACTCTTTATACTTTTCGTCAAATTTTTGTCTTCTTAGGGATACTTTTTTGGTAGTGGCCATAGTATTTAAGGTGTTGGGATACTAAATTTTTAAGCATCTTTTACTAAAGTAAAAAAGCTTTTTAACTTTTTAATTAATCATTTTTCGCGGAAACGAGGTTTAACAATTTTAAGGAATACAAGTTTAATGATTTTTCAAATCTCTAGCAATAATTGAGACAGATTATTCTATTGCTTTTTATAAATAAATGAGATTGGATTACTCTAAACATATTAAAAGCCAAATTTTAGCCGTAACTCAAATATTGTGATAAATAAAAAAAGCTTCTCAAATTGAGAAGCTTTTTATTCTGGGTGAAAGACCGGGTTCGAACCGGCGACCTCCGGAACCACAATCCGGCGCTCTAACCAACTGAGCTACAATCACCATTTAACTAGCGGGTGCAAATATAATCCTTTTCTTAAATATGACAAAAGATTTTCTTATTTTAATTTACTTAAATTTTCTACCGCAACGTAACGTTCTGTAGTAAAGCCCTCTGCATAATCCACTCCAATAAGCCTCCCCAAGTCTTTTGCTCTGTATTCTACACTTTCTGTAAAGTTTTTACTTGTAATTGGTGTTTCAGGTTCTTTGCTTGAAGGATCAAAAAATTGAGAACTATAAGCCATAACAGAATCTATCTTCTTATCCATGAAACCTGTAACGTCAACCACAAAATCTGGCTCTATATTTTTCCATTGAATGTAGTGATATACAACTTTCGGTCTCCATTTATCCTGCTTCACTCCATCTAACTCCGTTTCAATTTTCACCAAACCACTTAAAAAACAAGAATCTGAAACTACTTTACTTCCTTTTGGATGATCAATATGGCGATCATCAATTGCATTACATAACACAATTTCAGGTCTGTATTTACGAATCATTTTAATGATTTCTAATTGATGCTCTTTATCATTTACAAAAAAGCCATCAGCAAAACCCAAGTTTTCTCTTACTTGAACTCC
This genomic window from Tenacibaculum sp. 190524A05c contains:
- the bshB1 gene encoding bacillithiol biosynthesis deacetylase BshB1 codes for the protein MKLDILAFGAHPDDVELGCSATIAKEISLGKKVGIVDLTRGELGTRGSAELRDIEAAKAAQILGVQVRENLGFADGFFVNDKEHQLEIIKMIRKYRPEIVLCNAIDDRHIDHPKGSKVVSDSCFLSGLVKIETELDGVKQDKWRPKVVYHYIQWKNIEPDFVVDVTGFMDKKIDSVMAYSSQFFDPSSKEPETPITSKNFTESVEYRAKDLGRLIGVDYAEGFTTERYVAVENLSKLK